One Amycolatopsis sp. NBC_00355 genomic window carries:
- a CDS encoding GNAT family N-acetyltransferase, translating to MSLPTLTTPRLTLRPLVEEDRESVVKVFSDPEMSRYFAADFSDPAAASGMVDRRLAYDGPAGQGHWVIERDGEVIGVAHLRPSSELPGGVPELGYYVTGAHAGQGLASEAARAVLDHGLDGLGLPAVWALVHENNAASRKVAGRLGFLDVGSGVHYGDLHRVLVALPATHGRPHHIELWVPDLAAAERSWGWLLGELGWREFQRWPAGVSWRLGATYLVVEASPAMSAPEHERTRPGLNHLALHVDTRRQVDDLATRSAEYGWRPLFADRYPHAGGDTHYAAYLENDAGFEVELVAIEGPPAKGK from the coding sequence ATGAGCCTGCCGACGCTGACCACGCCGCGGCTGACGCTGCGGCCGCTGGTCGAGGAAGACCGCGAGAGCGTCGTGAAGGTGTTCTCCGACCCGGAGATGAGCCGCTACTTCGCCGCGGACTTCTCCGACCCGGCCGCGGCGAGCGGGATGGTGGACCGCAGGCTGGCCTACGACGGCCCGGCCGGCCAGGGCCACTGGGTCATCGAGCGCGACGGCGAGGTGATCGGCGTCGCGCACCTGCGCCCGTCGTCCGAACTGCCGGGCGGGGTGCCGGAACTGGGCTACTACGTCACCGGCGCACACGCCGGGCAGGGCCTCGCGTCCGAGGCCGCCCGCGCGGTGCTGGACCACGGCCTCGACGGCCTCGGCCTGCCGGCGGTCTGGGCGCTGGTGCACGAGAACAACGCGGCGAGCCGGAAAGTGGCCGGGCGCCTGGGTTTCCTGGACGTCGGCAGCGGCGTCCACTACGGCGACCTCCACCGCGTACTGGTGGCGTTGCCCGCCACGCACGGGCGGCCGCACCACATCGAACTGTGGGTGCCGGACCTCGCCGCGGCCGAGCGGAGCTGGGGCTGGCTGCTGGGCGAACTCGGCTGGCGCGAGTTCCAGCGCTGGCCCGCCGGGGTCAGCTGGCGGCTCGGCGCCACGTACCTGGTGGTCGAGGCCTCGCCGGCGATGAGCGCGCCGGAGCACGAGCGCACCCGCCCCGGCCTGAACCACCTGGCCCTGCACGTGGACACCCGCCGGCAAGTCGACGACCTGGCCACCCGCTCGGCCGAGTACGGCTGGCGCCCGCTGTTCGCGGACCGCTACCCGCACGCCGGCGGCGACACCCACTACGCGGCGTACCTGGAGAACGACGCCGGTTTCGAGGTCGAGCTGGTCGCGATCGAAGGCCCGCCGGCCAAGGGGAAATGA
- a CDS encoding shikimate kinase — MSPRAIIVGPPGSGKSTVGPLLAEALGLVFRDSDADIVARTGRSISDIFAEDGEPAFRALEEEAVATALAEHDGVLSLGGGAPLTPGTRARLAAHTVVFLNVGLAAGVQRTGLSSARPLLAGVNPRATFKKLLDERVPVYREVATVEVVTDDRTPAEIVADLSAGLVVPAEAKE, encoded by the coding sequence GTGAGTCCGCGCGCGATCATCGTCGGCCCGCCGGGCTCGGGCAAGAGCACCGTCGGGCCGCTGCTTGCGGAGGCGCTCGGCCTCGTCTTCCGGGACAGCGACGCCGACATCGTCGCCCGCACCGGGCGCAGCATCTCCGACATCTTCGCCGAAGACGGCGAGCCCGCTTTCCGTGCCCTGGAAGAGGAAGCGGTCGCCACTGCGCTCGCGGAGCACGACGGAGTGCTTTCGCTCGGCGGCGGCGCACCGCTCACCCCGGGCACCCGCGCCCGGCTGGCCGCGCACACCGTCGTGTTCCTCAACGTCGGCCTCGCCGCCGGGGTGCAGCGCACCGGGCTGTCGAGCGCGCGGCCGCTGCTGGCCGGGGTGAACCCCCGCGCCACGTTCAAGAAACTGCTCGACGAGCGCGTGCCGGTCTACCGCGAGGTCGCCACCGTCGAGGTCGTCACCGACGACCGCACCCCCGCCGAGATCGTCGCGGACCTCAGCGCGGGGCTCGTCGTCCCCGCCGAAGCCAAGGAGTGA
- a CDS encoding anti-sigma factor family protein yields MSEDPFATFDAAYVLGALSPEDRQRFEQHLRGCERCAAAVRDLAGLPGLLAQAGPPQVTGIVDAGPPPPELLPSVLKRVRRGRRIRNAVTSLSAAVAVAACVALGVVAALPAPAAPAGGPQPLALTALGQFPVRADARLGDHEWGTEVDMSCSYTGGRSGGDYVLVAIGRDGKETQLATWKALPDNTARIVVGTALKTPEMAALEVRGGSGRALLRLSL; encoded by the coding sequence GTGAGCGAGGACCCGTTCGCGACGTTCGACGCCGCGTACGTGCTCGGGGCGCTGTCCCCCGAGGACCGGCAGCGCTTCGAACAGCACTTGCGTGGTTGCGAGCGGTGCGCGGCCGCGGTGCGTGACCTGGCGGGACTGCCCGGGCTGCTCGCCCAGGCCGGTCCGCCGCAGGTCACCGGGATCGTGGACGCCGGACCACCGCCGCCGGAGCTCCTGCCGTCGGTGCTGAAGCGGGTGCGGCGCGGGCGCCGGATCCGCAACGCGGTGACGTCCCTGTCGGCCGCGGTGGCGGTGGCGGCGTGCGTGGCGCTTGGCGTGGTGGCGGCGCTGCCGGCGCCCGCCGCACCTGCCGGCGGCCCGCAGCCGCTCGCGTTGACGGCCCTGGGTCAGTTCCCGGTCCGTGCGGACGCGCGTCTCGGTGACCACGAGTGGGGCACCGAAGTCGACATGTCATGCAGCTACACGGGTGGCCGCAGCGGCGGTGACTACGTCCTGGTGGCGATCGGCCGCGACGGCAAGGAAACCCAGCTGGCGACGTGGAAGGCGCTGCCGGACAACACGGCCCGCATCGTGGTGGGCACGGCGTTGAAGACGCCGGAGATGGCGGCCCTGGAGGTGCGCGGCGGCAGTGGGCGTGCGCTGCTGCGGCTGAGTTTGTGA
- a CDS encoding PTS sugar transporter subunit IIA: MSLEILSPVAGRVVPITEVPDPVFAQAMVGPGIAVQPTGGRSDAVAPVDGTIKTLHPHAFVVQTDDGQAVLVHLGIDTVKEKGEGFTLHVVKDEQVRAGQPIVSWDPEAVTAAGYSAIVPVVALDAGAEVLSGLDAERDVTAGEPLFAWDA, from the coding sequence GTGAGCTTGGAGATCCTCAGCCCGGTCGCCGGGCGCGTGGTGCCGATCACCGAGGTCCCGGACCCGGTGTTCGCACAGGCCATGGTCGGGCCGGGCATCGCCGTCCAGCCGACGGGCGGCCGGTCGGACGCGGTCGCGCCGGTCGACGGCACGATCAAGACGTTGCACCCGCACGCCTTCGTCGTCCAGACCGACGACGGCCAGGCCGTGCTCGTGCACCTGGGGATCGACACGGTGAAGGAGAAGGGCGAAGGCTTCACGCTGCACGTCGTCAAGGACGAGCAGGTGCGGGCCGGGCAGCCGATCGTCAGCTGGGACCCGGAAGCGGTGACCGCGGCCGGCTACTCGGCGATCGTGCCGGTCGTCGCGCTGGACGCCGGCGCGGAGGTGCTGTCCGGTTTGGACGCCGAGCGCGACGTGACCGCGGGCGAGCCGCTGTTCGCGTGGGACGCCTGA
- a CDS encoding sigma-70 family RNA polymerase sigma factor: MGEVAEDALMRALHEEHAAALWSYALHLTSGDRIRAEDVVQETLLRAWRSTTVLDQSQGSARAWLFTVARRIAIDGWRSASARSEVMTDQPPERAVADGTDRAVQGWLVAEALAELSERHREVLVLCYFQGYSVADAAVRLGVAEGTVKSRTHYALRALRLVLEERGVTQ; encoded by the coding sequence GTGGGCGAAGTCGCGGAAGACGCGCTGATGCGCGCGCTGCACGAGGAGCACGCGGCCGCGTTGTGGTCCTACGCGCTCCACCTGACCTCCGGCGATCGGATCCGCGCCGAGGACGTCGTCCAGGAGACGCTGCTGCGGGCCTGGCGCTCGACGACGGTGCTGGACCAGTCCCAGGGGTCGGCGCGGGCGTGGCTGTTCACGGTCGCGCGGCGGATCGCGATCGACGGCTGGCGCTCGGCGTCGGCGCGCTCCGAGGTGATGACCGACCAGCCGCCGGAGCGGGCCGTCGCGGACGGCACCGACCGCGCCGTGCAGGGCTGGCTGGTCGCCGAGGCGCTCGCGGAGCTCTCGGAACGGCACCGCGAGGTGCTGGTGCTGTGCTACTTCCAGGGGTATTCGGTCGCGGACGCGGCGGTGCGGCTGGGGGTGGCCGAGGGAACGGTCAAGTCGCGCACGCACTACGCGTTGCGCGCGCTGCGCCTGGTGCTCGAGGAGAGGGGGGTGACCCAGTGA
- a CDS encoding prepilin peptidase, translating into MFILIALTAATAPAAAWALRRAAAPIPAGTAAGLAALGATAVAARWLGGAWPGWWLPVPALLTVVAVPLALADLRHLRLPDVLTLPAYPLFGAAIGAAALGGGGPSLALRAAAGGLLFGGAHAAVHHFAPASLGAGDVKLSGSLGAVLAAAGWPALALAALTAALLTLAVAAVRRRERVPHGPALLAAAWLCVLFPLAL; encoded by the coding sequence ATCTTCATCCTCATCGCTCTTACGGCCGCCACCGCTCCGGCGGCAGCTTGGGCACTGCGACGCGCGGCCGCCCCGATCCCGGCCGGCACCGCAGCGGGGCTGGCCGCCCTCGGCGCCACGGCCGTCGCCGCCCGCTGGCTGGGCGGCGCCTGGCCCGGCTGGTGGCTGCCGGTACCCGCGTTGCTCACGGTCGTGGCGGTACCGCTGGCCCTGGCCGACCTGCGCCACCTCCGCCTGCCCGACGTGCTGACCCTGCCGGCGTACCCGCTCTTCGGCGCCGCGATCGGCGCGGCCGCCCTGGGCGGCGGCGGACCGTCCCTGGCCCTCCGAGCGGCGGCCGGCGGACTGCTCTTCGGCGGCGCACACGCGGCGGTGCACCACTTCGCCCCGGCCAGCCTCGGCGCAGGGGACGTGAAGCTGTCCGGCAGCCTCGGCGCGGTCCTGGCCGCGGCGGGCTGGCCCGCCCTGGCCCTGGCGGCTCTCACAGCGGCCCTGCTCACCCTGGCCGTGGCGGCCGTCCGCCGCCGGGAGCGGGTCCCGCACGGACCGGCCCTCCTCGCGGCGGCTTGGCTGTGCGTGCTCTTCCCGCTGGCGTTGTGA
- the aroQ gene encoding type II 3-dehydroquinate dehydratase: MKAFVFNGPNLGRLGKREPSVYGSTTHDDLAALCVKAGEELGIEVEVRQTDHEGELVGWLHEAADGGNPVVLNAGAWTHYSIAVRDAAAQLSAPLIELHISNVHKREEFRHHSVLSDIATAVIAGLGVDGYPLALRWLAAHPA; this comes from the coding sequence GTGAAGGCGTTCGTGTTCAACGGCCCCAACCTCGGGCGGCTCGGCAAGCGCGAGCCGTCGGTCTACGGCTCGACCACCCACGACGACCTCGCCGCGCTGTGCGTGAAAGCCGGTGAGGAGCTCGGGATCGAGGTCGAGGTCCGGCAGACCGACCACGAAGGCGAACTGGTCGGCTGGCTGCACGAAGCCGCCGACGGCGGCAATCCGGTGGTCCTCAACGCCGGCGCGTGGACGCACTACTCGATCGCGGTCCGCGACGCCGCGGCGCAGCTGTCCGCGCCGCTGATCGAGCTGCACATCTCGAACGTCCACAAGCGCGAGGAGTTCCGGCACCACAGCGTCCTGTCGGACATCGCGACAGCGGTGATCGCGGGCCTCGGCGTCGACGGTTACCCGCTGGCGTTGCGCTGGCTCGCCGCGCACCCGGCATGA
- a CDS encoding QcrA and Rieske domain-containing protein: MTAELHSRRTVLTTGATVAGVAVGTVALAACGSSDDSKSGTAQAPIAAGTPLVALADVPVGQAKAAKAPDGSDVIVARTSDAAVAAFSAICTHQGCTVAPKGADLVCPCHGSVFNALTGEVKQGPANKPLPSVPVKVENGKVVTG, encoded by the coding sequence ATGACTGCCGAACTTCATTCCCGCCGCACCGTCCTCACCACCGGTGCCACTGTCGCCGGCGTCGCCGTGGGCACCGTGGCGCTCGCCGCCTGCGGATCCTCGGACGACTCGAAGTCGGGCACCGCCCAGGCGCCCATCGCCGCGGGCACCCCGCTCGTCGCGCTCGCCGACGTCCCGGTCGGGCAGGCGAAGGCGGCCAAGGCGCCGGACGGCTCCGACGTGATCGTGGCCCGTACCTCGGACGCGGCCGTCGCCGCGTTCAGCGCGATCTGCACGCACCAGGGCTGCACCGTCGCGCCGAAGGGCGCCGACCTGGTCTGCCCGTGCCACGGCTCCGTGTTCAACGCCCTCACCGGCGAGGTCAAGCAGGGACCGGCGAACAAGCCGCTGCCGTCCGTGCCGGTGAAGGTCGAGAACGGGAAGGTCGTCACCGGCTGA
- a CDS encoding GntR family transcriptional regulator: protein MSAAAHVPPPDRVVNGPTPKHAQLREILRRTVERELPPGAPIPSERELAQRYGVSRLTVRSAIGKLVEEGLLARVRGKGTFTAARRMELQLYLMSFTDDMRRRGLTPTTEVVSAATEVPPTASAHALGLAEGSPAHHLVRLRHADGVPLAVERGWYHAGRAPGLLELDLTQSLYAQLAETYDVRPDQAWQTVWAEGADRETARLLGMRAGSPLLVFRRVSSANGDPIEDITSWYRGDHYQVTMQLDRNTPEPGQQPHYGGSR, encoded by the coding sequence ATGAGCGCGGCAGCGCACGTCCCGCCACCCGACCGGGTCGTCAACGGGCCCACGCCCAAGCACGCCCAGCTGCGGGAGATCCTCCGCCGCACGGTGGAGCGCGAGCTCCCGCCGGGTGCGCCGATCCCGTCGGAACGTGAACTCGCCCAGCGCTACGGCGTGTCGCGGCTCACGGTCCGGTCGGCGATCGGCAAGCTGGTCGAGGAGGGTCTGCTCGCCCGGGTGCGCGGCAAGGGCACGTTCACCGCGGCCCGGCGGATGGAGCTGCAGCTCTACCTGATGTCGTTCACCGACGACATGCGGCGGCGGGGGCTGACCCCGACGACCGAGGTGGTCTCCGCGGCCACCGAGGTCCCACCCACCGCCTCCGCGCACGCCCTCGGCCTGGCCGAGGGCTCCCCCGCACACCACCTCGTGCGGTTGCGCCACGCCGACGGCGTACCCCTGGCCGTCGAACGCGGCTGGTACCACGCGGGCCGGGCTCCCGGCCTGCTCGAGCTCGACCTGACCCAGTCGCTCTACGCGCAGCTGGCCGAGACGTACGACGTGCGTCCCGACCAGGCGTGGCAGACGGTCTGGGCCGAAGGAGCGGACCGCGAGACGGCCCGGCTGCTCGGCATGCGCGCCGGCAGTCCCCTGCTCGTGTTCCGCCGGGTCTCCAGCGCGAACGGCGACCCGATCGAAGACATCACGTCCTGGTACCGGGGAGATCACTACCAGGTGACCATGCAGTTGGACCGGAACACCCCGGAACCCGGTCAACAACCCCACTATGGAGGATCCAGATGA
- a CDS encoding serine hydrolase domain-containing protein, which translates to MESVRLIDEWPVDNAATAVVKADGTVVGRHGDTTRKFRLASVSKPLTAYAALIAIEEGVVELDTPAGPEGSTVRHLLAHTSGLAFDAHKAMAAPGTRRLYSNAGFEELADALAEHSGIPFAQYQAEALFGPLGMTGTSLDGSPAAGAVSTVDDLAAFAAELQAPKLLAPATVAEATNVVFPGLSGVLPGFGHQKPNDWGLGFEIRDHKSPHWTGSASSPRTFGHFGQSGTFLWVDPDAGAACVALTDRAFGPWAAEVWPRYTDAVLADLGA; encoded by the coding sequence ATGGAGAGCGTGCGCCTGATCGACGAGTGGCCGGTGGACAACGCCGCGACGGCCGTGGTGAAAGCGGACGGGACCGTCGTGGGCCGCCACGGCGACACCACGCGGAAGTTCCGGCTGGCCTCGGTCAGCAAGCCGCTGACCGCCTACGCGGCGCTGATCGCGATCGAAGAGGGCGTCGTCGAGCTCGACACCCCGGCCGGGCCCGAGGGCTCGACCGTGCGGCACCTGCTCGCCCACACCTCCGGCCTCGCCTTCGACGCGCACAAGGCGATGGCCGCGCCGGGCACCCGCCGCCTCTACTCCAACGCCGGCTTCGAGGAGCTGGCCGACGCGCTGGCCGAGCACTCCGGCATCCCGTTCGCGCAGTACCAGGCCGAGGCCCTGTTCGGGCCGCTCGGCATGACCGGCACCTCCCTGGACGGCTCGCCCGCGGCCGGCGCGGTGTCCACTGTGGACGACCTGGCCGCCTTCGCCGCCGAGCTGCAGGCCCCGAAGCTGCTCGCGCCGGCGACCGTCGCCGAAGCCACGAACGTCGTCTTCCCCGGGCTTTCCGGGGTGCTGCCCGGGTTCGGCCACCAGAAGCCGAACGACTGGGGCCTCGGGTTCGAGATCCGTGACCACAAGAGCCCGCACTGGACCGGCTCGGCGAGCTCGCCGAGGACCTTCGGGCACTTCGGGCAGTCGGGCACGTTCCTCTGGGTCGACCCGGACGCGGGCGCGGCCTGCGTCGCGCTGACCGACCGCGCCTTCGGCCCGTGGGCCGCCGAGGTCTGGCCGCGCTACACCGACGCCGTGCTGGCGGACCTCGGCGCGTGA
- a CDS encoding HPr family phosphocarrier protein, with product MPEKRVAVASKVGLHARPAALVAKAAAAQPVAVQIAKAGGTPVAAGSVLNLMTLAAGYGDEVVISAEGEGAEEAVEAVAQLVATDLDA from the coding sequence ATGCCGGAGAAACGCGTCGCCGTCGCGAGCAAGGTGGGCCTGCACGCCAGGCCGGCCGCGCTGGTGGCGAAGGCGGCCGCGGCGCAGCCCGTCGCGGTGCAGATCGCCAAGGCCGGGGGAACCCCGGTGGCCGCCGGCAGCGTGCTCAACCTGATGACCCTCGCCGCCGGGTACGGCGACGAGGTCGTCATCAGCGCCGAGGGCGAGGGCGCCGAGGAGGCCGTGGAAGCGGTCGCCCAGCTGGTCGCCACCGACCTCGACGCCTGA
- the aroC gene encoding chorismate synthase → MLRWITAGESHGPALAAVLEGMPAGVEVTTADVTGQLARRRLGFGRSPRMGFETDHIAFLGGVRHGLTQGGPIAVQIENAEWPKWEQVMAADPVDPEILEGLARNEPLTRPRPGHADLPGMQKYGFDEARPVLERASARETASRTALGTVARNYLRQLLGVEILSHVVSIGAADAPEGPLPVAADLPAIDESPVRAFSKEGTDAMVAEVDAVRKAGDTVGGVIEVIAYGLPPGLGSHVHWDRRLDARLAGALMGVQAMKGVEVGDGFTTARRWGSQAHDEIDRGSGPVGVTRRSNRAGGLEGGITNGEPLRVRVAMKPISTVPKALSTVDVRTGEAAVAIHQRSDVCAVPRAGVVLESVVALILADAALEKFGGDSLIESKRNAEAYLKAIEERW, encoded by the coding sequence ATGTTGCGTTGGATCACCGCAGGTGAATCGCACGGACCCGCGCTGGCCGCCGTGCTCGAAGGCATGCCCGCCGGGGTGGAGGTCACCACCGCCGACGTCACCGGGCAGCTGGCCCGCCGCCGGCTCGGGTTCGGGCGCAGCCCGCGGATGGGCTTCGAGACCGACCACATCGCCTTCCTCGGCGGCGTCCGCCACGGGCTCACCCAGGGCGGCCCGATCGCCGTGCAGATCGAAAACGCCGAGTGGCCCAAGTGGGAACAGGTGATGGCGGCCGACCCGGTCGACCCGGAGATCCTCGAAGGCCTCGCCCGCAACGAGCCGCTCACCCGCCCCCGGCCGGGCCACGCGGACCTGCCGGGCATGCAGAAGTACGGCTTCGACGAGGCGCGCCCGGTCCTCGAGCGGGCGAGCGCGCGCGAGACCGCGTCGCGGACCGCGCTGGGCACCGTCGCGCGGAACTACCTGCGGCAGCTGCTGGGCGTCGAGATCCTCAGCCACGTCGTGTCCATCGGCGCCGCGGACGCGCCCGAGGGGCCGCTGCCGGTCGCCGCGGACCTGCCCGCCATCGACGAGAGCCCGGTGCGCGCCTTCAGCAAGGAAGGCACCGACGCGATGGTCGCCGAGGTCGACGCCGTGCGGAAGGCGGGCGACACCGTCGGCGGCGTGATCGAGGTCATCGCCTACGGGTTGCCGCCGGGCCTCGGCTCGCACGTCCACTGGGACCGCCGCCTCGACGCGCGGCTGGCCGGCGCGCTGATGGGCGTCCAGGCGATGAAGGGCGTCGAGGTCGGCGACGGCTTCACCACCGCCCGCCGCTGGGGCAGCCAGGCGCACGACGAGATCGACCGCGGCTCCGGCCCGGTCGGCGTCACCCGCCGGTCCAACCGCGCGGGCGGTCTGGAAGGCGGCATCACCAACGGCGAACCGCTGCGCGTGCGCGTCGCGATGAAGCCGATCTCGACCGTCCCCAAGGCACTGTCCACAGTGGACGTACGGACGGGCGAGGCCGCCGTCGCCATCCACCAGCGGTCCGACGTCTGCGCGGTGCCGCGCGCCGGGGTCGTGCTGGAATCCGTGGTGGCGCTGATCCTCGCCGACGCCGCGCTGGAGAAGTTCGGCGGCGACTCCCTGATCGAGAGCAAGCGCAACGCCGAGGCGTACCTGAAGGCCATCGAGGAGCGCTGGTGA
- the aroB gene encoding 3-dehydroquinate synthase gives MSEPVRITVATARPYDVVIGRGLLGELTAQLADASKIALIHPPTLTATAEAIREELVAAGLDAHRVEIPDAEDGKALTVASFCWEVLGRMGLDRRGVVVGLGGGAVTDLAGFVAGTWMRGVRLVNVPTTLLGMVDAAVGGKTGINTEAGKNLVGVFHEPSAVFVDLATLETLPPNELVAGMAEVVKTGFIADPRILELIEADPAAALDAAGDVLAELVRRSIQVKADVVAADLRESDLREILNYGHTLGHAIERRERYRWRHGAAVSVGLVFAAELARLAGRLDDATAERHAAVLKLLGLPTTYDADALSQLLETMKGDKKTRSGVLRFVVLDGLGKPGRLEGPDPSLLAAAYSAIAADAPKSGGSVLL, from the coding sequence GTGTCCGAACCGGTGCGCATCACCGTCGCCACCGCCCGCCCCTACGACGTCGTCATCGGGCGCGGCCTGCTCGGCGAGCTCACCGCGCAGCTGGCCGACGCGTCCAAGATCGCGCTCATCCACCCGCCGACGCTGACCGCCACCGCCGAGGCCATCCGCGAGGAGCTGGTGGCGGCCGGCCTCGACGCGCACCGCGTGGAGATCCCGGACGCCGAGGACGGCAAGGCCCTGACCGTCGCGAGCTTCTGCTGGGAGGTGCTCGGCCGGATGGGGCTGGACCGGCGCGGCGTCGTGGTCGGTCTCGGCGGCGGCGCGGTCACCGACCTCGCCGGGTTCGTCGCGGGCACCTGGATGCGCGGCGTCCGGCTGGTCAACGTGCCGACCACGCTGCTGGGCATGGTCGACGCCGCCGTCGGCGGCAAGACCGGCATCAACACCGAGGCGGGCAAGAACCTCGTCGGGGTGTTCCACGAGCCGAGCGCGGTGTTCGTCGACCTGGCGACGCTGGAGACGCTGCCGCCGAACGAGCTGGTCGCCGGGATGGCCGAGGTCGTCAAGACCGGCTTCATCGCCGACCCGCGGATCCTCGAGCTGATCGAGGCCGACCCGGCGGCGGCCCTCGACGCGGCCGGGGACGTACTGGCCGAGCTGGTCCGCCGGTCCATCCAGGTCAAGGCCGACGTCGTGGCCGCCGACCTGCGCGAGTCCGACCTGCGCGAGATCCTCAACTACGGCCACACCCTCGGTCACGCGATCGAGCGCCGCGAACGGTACCGGTGGCGCCACGGCGCCGCGGTGAGCGTCGGCCTGGTGTTCGCCGCCGAGCTGGCGCGGCTGGCCGGGCGCCTCGACGACGCGACGGCGGAGCGGCACGCGGCCGTCCTGAAGCTGCTCGGCTTGCCGACGACGTACGACGCCGACGCCCTGTCGCAGTTGCTGGAAACCATGAAGGGCGACAAGAAAACCCGCTCCGGTGTGCTGCGGTTCGTCGTCCTCGACGGCCTCGGCAAACCCGGCCGGCTCGAAGGCCCGGACCCGTCGCTGCTCGCGGCGGCCTACTCGGCGATCGCCGCGGATGCCCCGAAGAGCGGCGGGAGTGTCCTGCTGTGA
- a CDS encoding PTS transporter subunit EIIC: MSSTTAEGATKKSGGGLAGLQRFGRSLMLPIATLPAAGLLLRLGQDDLLGKDGLGWDKVAAVLGAAGGSLFNWLPLLFAVGIAVGFARKGDGSTGVAAVVGFFVFTSVIQVFAPLKDLPGYKPNGGFELAPIKWPYSVLAGVVVGLVAAVLWQRYHRIKLPAYLAFFGGRRFVPIITAFALLLLGVIFGLLFKYVNTGIENVGDAVTGAPVVGGGIYGLLNRLLIPVGLHQLINVPVWFIFKGGDITNFFNGDPNAGAFTTGFFPIFMFALPAAALAIWQTARPAQKKVVGGVMIAAALTSFITGVTEPIEFSFMFVAWPLYIFHAVMTGLSLAIANLLNVHLSFSFSAGAIDFALNSSSKAAHNTWILIVMGLVYAVIYYVVFRFAITKWNLKTPGREDDSIESDLESTAAK, translated from the coding sequence ATGAGCTCCACCACCGCGGAGGGGGCGACGAAGAAGAGCGGCGGAGGCCTCGCCGGTCTTCAGCGCTTCGGCCGTAGCCTCATGCTTCCCATCGCCACGCTCCCGGCCGCCGGCCTGCTGCTGCGTCTCGGCCAGGACGACCTGCTGGGCAAGGACGGCCTCGGCTGGGACAAGGTCGCGGCCGTCCTCGGCGCCGCCGGCGGTTCGCTCTTCAACTGGCTGCCGCTGCTCTTCGCGGTGGGCATCGCGGTCGGCTTCGCCCGCAAGGGCGACGGCTCCACCGGTGTCGCCGCGGTCGTCGGCTTCTTCGTCTTCACCAGCGTCATCCAGGTGTTCGCCCCGCTGAAGGACCTGCCCGGCTACAAGCCGAACGGCGGCTTCGAGCTGGCGCCCATCAAGTGGCCCTACAGTGTGCTCGCCGGCGTCGTCGTCGGCCTGGTCGCGGCCGTGCTGTGGCAGCGCTACCACCGCATCAAGCTGCCCGCCTACCTGGCGTTCTTCGGCGGCCGCCGGTTCGTCCCGATCATCACCGCCTTCGCGCTGCTGCTGCTCGGCGTGATCTTCGGCCTGCTCTTCAAGTACGTGAACACCGGCATCGAGAACGTCGGCGACGCGGTCACCGGCGCCCCGGTCGTCGGTGGCGGCATCTACGGCCTGCTCAACCGCCTGCTGATCCCGGTCGGCCTGCACCAGCTGATCAACGTGCCGGTCTGGTTCATCTTCAAGGGCGGTGACATCACCAACTTCTTCAACGGCGACCCGAACGCCGGTGCCTTCACCACGGGCTTCTTCCCGATCTTCATGTTCGCGCTGCCCGCGGCGGCGCTGGCGATCTGGCAGACCGCCCGCCCGGCGCAGAAGAAGGTCGTCGGCGGTGTGATGATCGCGGCCGCGCTGACCTCGTTCATCACCGGTGTCACCGAGCCGATCGAGTTCTCGTTCATGTTCGTCGCGTGGCCGCTCTACATCTTCCACGCGGTGATGACCGGCCTTTCGCTCGCGATCGCCAACCTGCTGAACGTGCACTTGAGCTTCTCGTTCTCCGCCGGCGCGATCGACTTCGCGCTCAACTCGAGCTCGAAGGCGGCCCACAACACCTGGATCCTCATCGTGATGGGCCTGGTGTACGCGGTGATCTACTACGTGGTGTTCCGCTTCGCGATCACCAAGTGGAACCTGAAGACGCCGGGTCGCGAGGACGACTCGATCGAGTCGGACCTCGAGTCGACCGCCGCGAAGTAA
- a CDS encoding glucose PTS transporter subunit EIIB, with the protein MADDRPEKILAALGGTENLTEIEGCITRLRCEVEDMSLVDEAALKKAGAMGVVKMGSSALQVIVGPEADTIASDIEDLL; encoded by the coding sequence ATGGCGGATGACAGGCCCGAAAAGATCCTCGCCGCTCTCGGCGGCACGGAGAACCTCACCGAGATCGAGGGCTGCATCACGCGGCTGCGGTGCGAGGTCGAGGACATGAGCCTCGTCGACGAGGCGGCGCTGAAGAAGGCCGGCGCGATGGGCGTGGTCAAGATGGGGAGCAGCGCGCTGCAGGTGATCGTCGGGCCGGAGGCGGACACGATCGCCAGCGACATCGAGGACCTGCTGTGA